A single genomic interval of Stieleria maiorica harbors:
- a CDS encoding PEP-CTERM sorting domain-containing protein yields the protein MHSMIRGIVASVAILTLLVAMPERSHAGLLFENQQLGYQYLWPNQSSVYFDPGPILVGPGVELPGLYTAGHNSDATVDFSDTEIRIDFYTSGPWWTAGFNGFRVYDINDTLPDFTSVALGPGSNMAGLDVSRIQFDSDNIYLDWNGLMTTTETIVSLYVNVPPPLPPPTPASHAGAAPEPGMLSIVAVGLLGSVFRRRRVARRPGRATVPGELVV from the coding sequence ATGCATAGTATGATTCGTGGGATTGTTGCCTCCGTTGCGATCCTGACTCTCCTGGTCGCGATGCCCGAGCGTTCACATGCGGGCCTCTTGTTCGAAAACCAGCAGCTGGGTTACCAGTACCTTTGGCCGAACCAGTCTTCGGTCTACTTTGATCCCGGTCCGATTTTGGTGGGGCCTGGCGTCGAGCTTCCAGGACTGTACACCGCTGGTCACAACTCCGACGCGACTGTGGATTTTTCGGACACCGAAATCCGCATCGACTTCTATACCTCTGGTCCCTGGTGGACAGCGGGCTTCAACGGATTTCGCGTCTATGACATCAATGACACGCTGCCGGATTTCACCTCCGTCGCGTTGGGGCCGGGTTCCAACATGGCCGGCTTGGACGTTTCAAGAATTCAATTCGACAGCGACAACATCTATCTGGATTGGAACGGTTTGATGACGACGACCGAGACGATTGTGTCGTTGTACGTCAACGTTCCGCCGCCGTTGCCACCGCCAACACCGGCCAGTCATGCCGGGGCGGCACCCGAACCTGGGATGCTGTCCATCGTCGCGGTCGGACTACTCGGGTCGGTCTTTCGTCGTCGCCGTGTCGCGCGACGGCCCGGAAGGGCCACCGTACCGGGAGAGCTGGTCGTCTAG
- the csrA gene encoding carbon storage regulator CsrA, which yields MLVLSRKKNESIVINNDIKIVVVEIRGDKVRLGVEAPREVPVHRREVYEAIQKSLESGDAAVDA from the coding sequence ATGTTGGTTTTATCAAGAAAAAAGAACGAGAGTATTGTCATCAACAACGACATCAAGATCGTTGTTGTCGAGATCCGTGGCGACAAGGTTCGACTCGGCGTGGAGGCGCCGCGCGAAGTCCCGGTGCACCGCCGCGAAGTCTACGAGGCAATCCAAAAAAGTCTGGAGTCGGGTGACGCGGCCGTCGATGCATAG
- the arfB gene encoding alternative ribosome rescue aminoacyl-tRNA hydrolase ArfB: MSDLYVNARLTIPSSEIDVTAARSSGPGGQNVNKVNSKITLRWSPGNCTAIDPHWRDRFIARHANRITKDGELVLHSERYRDQPRNLADARLRLVEMLLECREPPKKRKKTRPTLGSKRRRKEAKTQLSQKKQSRRQRFDG, translated from the coding sequence ATGAGCGATTTGTATGTCAACGCGCGACTGACGATCCCGTCCTCGGAAATCGACGTCACTGCGGCGCGCAGCAGCGGGCCGGGCGGCCAGAATGTGAACAAGGTCAATTCCAAGATCACGCTCCGTTGGTCGCCGGGGAATTGCACGGCGATCGATCCGCATTGGCGTGACCGTTTCATCGCGCGACATGCCAACCGCATCACCAAGGATGGCGAGCTGGTGTTGCACAGCGAACGCTACCGCGATCAGCCGCGCAACTTGGCCGACGCCCGGTTGCGGTTGGTGGAAATGTTGTTGGAATGCCGGGAGCCGCCGAAGAAGCGAAAGAAGACGCGGCCGACCCTGGGCAGCAAACGCCGGCGGAAAGAAGCCAAGACCCAGCTGAGCCAAAAGAAGCAGAGCCGCCGCCAACGATTCGACGGTTAG